One Paenisporosarcina sp. FSL H8-0542 genomic region harbors:
- a CDS encoding YdhK family protein, translating into MKKKRYLLSFALLVALSGCGNETSKESDHSEMDHGGSHSSSGEIPEGLKDATNPTFKVGSEATITTDHMKGMKDAEATIVGAYDTTVYTISYTPTTGGEKVEDHKWIIHEEIKDAATEPYAEGDEVIVEGDHTEGMKGTTAVIDSAEETTVYMVDYTSTDGEEVKNHKWVTESELSAE; encoded by the coding sequence TTGAAAAAGAAACGGTACTTATTGAGTTTTGCATTACTAGTGGCACTGAGCGGTTGTGGAAATGAAACGAGCAAGGAATCCGACCATAGTGAGATGGATCATGGAGGTTCACATTCCAGCTCTGGTGAGATTCCTGAAGGGCTAAAAGACGCAACAAATCCAACTTTTAAAGTTGGTAGCGAAGCAACCATTACAACAGATCACATGAAAGGCATGAAGGATGCCGAAGCTACAATCGTTGGAGCTTACGATACGACAGTATATACCATTTCTTATACACCAACGACTGGTGGAGAAAAAGTAGAAGACCATAAATGGATCATTCATGAGGAAATAAAAGACGCTGCTACTGAACCATATGCAGAAGGCGATGAAGTAATTGTCGAGGGAGATCATACGGAAGGGATGAAAGGCACCACCGCAGTTATCGACTCAGCTGAGGAAACAACTGTGTATATGGTAGATTACACTTCGACTGATGGTGAAGAAGTAAAGAATCATAAATGGGTAACTGAAAGTGAACTTTCTGCTGAATAA